A single window of Nitrospirota bacterium DNA harbors:
- a CDS encoding UpxY family transcription antiterminator, which produces MEDGANNIDHERCWYALRVRSRHEFVTCEELCKKGIPAYLPSLKRWRQWKDRKRLVEFPLFPGYLFVRCAAHSGDYTGALKTRGAVSFVCSQRQPASISPEEMNSLKLMVESEQELNVFPHLTEGTRVRIVKGPLKGAEGVLEKKGPHFTFLVNIVLLSKSVGVTICADEVEAI; this is translated from the coding sequence ATGGAAGACGGTGCGAATAACATCGATCATGAGCGCTGCTGGTATGCGCTCCGTGTACGCTCCCGGCATGAATTCGTCACCTGCGAGGAGCTTTGCAAGAAGGGAATACCCGCCTATCTCCCTTCTCTGAAGAGGTGGCGGCAGTGGAAGGACCGCAAGCGGCTCGTCGAGTTCCCCCTCTTCCCCGGCTATCTGTTCGTCCGGTGTGCGGCCCATTCCGGGGACTATACCGGCGCCCTCAAGACCAGGGGGGCGGTCTCTTTTGTCTGCAGTCAACGACAGCCGGCCTCGATCTCTCCGGAGGAGATGAACTCCCTGAAGCTCATGGTCGAGAGCGAGCAGGAGCTGAATGTCTTTCCGCATCTTACCGAGGGAACCCGGGTGAGGATCGTGAAGGGTCCGCTGAAGGGAGCCGAGGGGGTGCTCGAGAAGAAGGGGCCTCATTTCACCTTTCTCGTCAACATCGTTCTCCTCAGCAAGAGCGTCGGTGTCACGATCTGCGCAGACGAGGTCGAGGCGATCTAA